The proteins below come from a single Bactrocera tryoni isolate S06 unplaced genomic scaffold, CSIRO_BtryS06_freeze2 scaffold_25, whole genome shotgun sequence genomic window:
- the LOC120780498 gene encoding putative nuclease HARBI1 isoform X2 encodes MGRSTVAKVIKRVLNILEKYICPRWINLIMTTEEQNQSKIHFHKKFGIPGVIGCIDGTHIRITKPHKDPNLFYNRKGFFSINAMIICDYNMAIKAVGARRPGSSHDALIWSNMRIHSEFILEKVWN; translated from the exons ATGGGTCGGAGCACAGTTGCAAAAGTCATAAAACGTGTGTTgaacattttggaaaaatatatttgcccAAGGTGGATCAACTTAATTATGACAACAGAAGAGCAGAATCAATCAAAAATacatttccataaaaaatttggtattcccgGTGTTATTGGTTGCATCGACGGTACCCACATACGAATTACAAAGCCGCATAAGGACCCCAACCTATTTTACAACAGAAAGGGATTTTTTAGCATAAATGCCATgatt atatgtGATTATAATATGGCAATAAAGGCAGTTGGTGCTCGCCGGCCTGGCTCGAGTCATGATGCCCTTATTTGGAGT AACATGCGTATTCACTCGGAATTCATTTTAGAAAAAGTGTGGAATTGA
- the LOC120780498 gene encoding putative nuclease HARBI1 isoform X1 yields the protein MGRSTVAKVIKRVLNILEKYICPRWINLIMTTEEQNQSKIHFHKKFGIPGVIGCIDGTHIRITKPHKDPNLFYNRKGFFSINAMIICDYNMAIKAVGARRPGSSHDALIWSVSSARSYFQSYYENGIRGSWLLGDAGYALEPYLFTPENVQYREGSTTDKRVNCQEP from the exons ATGGGTCGGAGCACAGTTGCAAAAGTCATAAAACGTGTGTTgaacattttggaaaaatatatttgcccAAGGTGGATCAACTTAATTATGACAACAGAAGAGCAGAATCAATCAAAAATacatttccataaaaaatttggtattcccgGTGTTATTGGTTGCATCGACGGTACCCACATACGAATTACAAAGCCGCATAAGGACCCCAACCTATTTTACAACAGAAAGGGATTTTTTAGCATAAATGCCATgatt atatgtGATTATAATATGGCAATAAAGGCAGTTGGTGCTCGCCGGCCTGGCTCGAGTCATGATGCCCTTATTTGGAGTGTAAGTAGTGCTCGTTCATATTTTCAATCCTACTACGAAAATGGCATACGTGGCTCTTGGCTTTTGGGTGATGCTGGGTATGCTCTTGAACCTTATTTGTTCACTCCAGAGAACGTacaatatagagaaggttcaactacggacaagcgtgtgaactgtcaagagccatga